One window from the genome of Puniceicoccus vermicola encodes:
- a CDS encoding cellulose synthase subunit BcsC-related outer membrane protein produces the protein MNLVNSSRWRIAWMTSAILLGQTLGAQNYEEQGLFPTSMEEILAPSPANPTPQSRGSAPTANQDPSYFLPETSPAQSGPPSTVVPTQRPRSQAVGQQGIPTQVLLPAPQPVAEAIESPNSPTIVFGDTQTGFAQEEQVAESGFDPGQLLADKQYAELEPWVLENQDVGMAGALGWSYFKDENYPKAIEWFEQSLRWDENFNEAAYGLALSLYNEGYLQQAEAVARWKLTAYPGMQDILGDIYMTRAISSFKAERYEDTLTDLKRISQNRPLTRGERVIEAWSYYHLNQLDKSANLFLDLYRQDRDQVAAVGLYASLSREGNWDRIQKLVNEYGGPLGDIYALYTSERYYDRRLYLKASQLAPRGEAESMPLTQNINAPKAELSVEFVARDGDPGLSELNAAYGPKVSGTIFSDAVNRFDVSIGLVNLDAGELPNFATIGLYPTTPNPGYVITPNTSYNGMIEPTIGYYREDWISPYIEIGMTPLGGAADSDFTGRVGFQTLYDSGSWDLEIYRRSVKESLLSYTGMKDPYSSLVWGRVLETGLHLSVFHSFKETLNFYGSMEIAKLSGQNVADNEKIRIDLGLTRTFKPDDFHYVNFGPIITFYSFNNNQNFFTYGHGGYFSPEYLAQGLINLQFMTEEGKDYLFKGELGAGGQSNKQASSNYFPLAPDNRTFSGTSESTGILISNLKGMMFLTEQWAFGAEIGYNKTPSYEEIRGGIYTTIFFEPREGLLETDFPNYQY, from the coding sequence ATGAACCTTGTTAACTCATCTCGCTGGCGAATCGCCTGGATGACCTCGGCAATCCTTCTCGGACAAACCCTAGGCGCTCAAAACTATGAGGAACAAGGCCTCTTCCCTACATCAATGGAAGAGATTCTTGCGCCGAGCCCAGCCAATCCTACCCCCCAATCCCGAGGTTCGGCCCCCACGGCCAATCAGGATCCCTCCTACTTTCTCCCCGAAACCAGCCCTGCCCAATCCGGCCCCCCGAGCACGGTTGTCCCTACTCAGCGCCCACGGAGTCAAGCCGTCGGCCAACAGGGAATCCCCACCCAGGTTCTCCTCCCCGCCCCACAGCCAGTTGCCGAGGCAATTGAGTCTCCCAACAGCCCGACCATCGTTTTTGGCGACACCCAGACAGGGTTCGCACAGGAAGAACAAGTCGCCGAGAGCGGTTTTGATCCCGGGCAACTCCTCGCCGACAAGCAATATGCTGAACTCGAACCTTGGGTCCTCGAAAATCAGGACGTCGGAATGGCTGGTGCCCTCGGGTGGTCCTACTTCAAGGACGAGAACTACCCCAAGGCCATCGAGTGGTTTGAACAATCCCTCCGCTGGGACGAGAATTTCAACGAAGCGGCCTACGGGCTCGCCCTCTCCCTCTACAATGAAGGATACCTTCAGCAGGCCGAAGCCGTCGCCCGCTGGAAATTGACGGCCTACCCGGGAATGCAGGACATCCTCGGAGACATCTACATGACCCGCGCCATCTCCTCCTTCAAGGCGGAGCGCTATGAGGATACCCTCACCGATCTGAAACGCATTTCCCAGAATCGCCCGCTGACCCGGGGTGAGCGCGTGATCGAAGCTTGGAGCTACTACCACCTCAATCAGCTCGACAAGTCCGCCAACCTCTTCCTCGACCTTTACCGGCAGGACCGCGACCAAGTTGCCGCTGTAGGCCTCTACGCCTCACTGTCGCGAGAAGGGAACTGGGACCGCATCCAGAAACTCGTCAATGAATATGGCGGCCCCCTCGGCGACATTTACGCTCTCTACACCAGCGAGCGCTACTATGATCGCCGCCTCTATCTCAAGGCGAGCCAGCTGGCTCCTCGCGGCGAGGCCGAAAGTATGCCGCTGACCCAAAACATCAACGCCCCCAAAGCGGAACTTTCTGTCGAATTTGTCGCCCGAGACGGCGATCCCGGCTTGAGCGAGCTAAATGCTGCCTACGGTCCGAAAGTTTCAGGAACCATTTTTTCCGACGCAGTCAACCGCTTCGACGTCAGCATCGGATTGGTTAATCTGGATGCAGGCGAGCTTCCCAACTTCGCCACGATTGGATTGTATCCCACCACTCCGAATCCGGGTTACGTCATTACCCCGAACACCTCCTACAATGGAATGATCGAGCCGACGATCGGCTACTACCGCGAGGATTGGATCTCGCCCTACATCGAAATCGGGATGACTCCATTGGGAGGAGCAGCCGATTCTGATTTCACCGGGCGCGTCGGATTCCAAACCCTCTACGACTCCGGTTCATGGGACCTGGAAATCTACCGCCGCTCCGTCAAAGAGTCGCTCCTGAGTTACACCGGGATGAAAGACCCCTACTCCTCACTGGTCTGGGGGCGCGTCCTTGAAACCGGCCTTCACCTCTCCGTCTTCCACTCGTTCAAGGAAACCCTGAACTTCTACGGATCGATGGAAATCGCCAAGTTGAGCGGTCAGAATGTAGCCGATAACGAAAAGATCCGAATCGACCTCGGCCTGACCCGGACCTTCAAGCCTGATGATTTCCACTATGTGAACTTCGGCCCCATCATCACCTTCTACAGCTTTAACAATAACCAAAACTTCTTCACCTACGGTCACGGGGGTTACTTCAGTCCCGAATACCTGGCTCAAGGATTGATCAATCTGCAGTTCATGACGGAGGAAGGGAAAGACTACCTCTTCAAAGGGGAACTCGGCGCCGGCGGTCAGTCGAACAAACAGGCCTCTTCCAACTACTTTCCGCTCGCTCCTGACAACCGCACCTTCAGCGGCACCAGCGAATCGACCGGTATCCTCATTTCCAATCTGAAAGGAATGATGTTCCTCACCGAGCAATGGGCCTTCGGGGCAGAAATCGGGTACAACAAGACCCCGAGCTACGAAGAAATCCGGGGAGGCATCTACACCACGATCTTCTTTGAACCCCGTGAAGGGCTCTTGGAAACCGACTTCCCGAATTATCAGTATTAA
- a CDS encoding glycosyl hydrolase family 8 — translation MDFKRPFASILTLFLLTATASLADAQSNFKGFTLARNTQGKQDWNAFKKDFVSSDGRVIDTANGDISHSEGQGYGMLLAVKNRDLATFSIIWSWTQKNLQVRDDNLFAWKWDPAQKPNPTTDKNNATDGDLLIAWALLRANELWQNERLLEESKQIVRTLRQTMVVDSNYGPLLLPGGAGFEKSDGVIVNLSYWVFPALLDVKRMDPSYIWDSLYLSGTRLIAKARFGKWDLPPDWLFISKDGSLRLPENFTPVYGYNAVRIPLYLDWAGENDSALYEPFRNWAKHTSNIYLLPDQVNLATNEPGEYTVIPGMIAVYHLIDPKNVPAPSGSSENYSSYYSACLRLLSDIAEQESKKYSSLPHP, via the coding sequence ATGGACTTCAAACGCCCCTTCGCGAGTATCCTGACGCTGTTCTTATTGACCGCGACCGCCTCCCTCGCCGACGCTCAGTCGAATTTCAAAGGATTTACTTTGGCGCGTAACACCCAAGGCAAGCAGGACTGGAACGCCTTCAAGAAGGACTTCGTTTCCTCCGACGGGCGCGTCATCGACACCGCAAACGGAGACATTTCCCATTCGGAGGGACAGGGTTACGGGATGCTCCTTGCGGTGAAAAACCGAGATCTCGCCACCTTTTCGATCATCTGGTCCTGGACACAAAAGAATCTCCAAGTTCGCGACGACAACCTTTTCGCCTGGAAATGGGATCCGGCGCAAAAGCCAAATCCCACCACCGATAAGAACAACGCTACGGATGGAGATCTCCTCATCGCCTGGGCACTCCTACGCGCCAACGAGCTTTGGCAAAACGAGCGACTACTCGAAGAGTCGAAGCAAATCGTGCGGACGCTCCGGCAAACGATGGTAGTCGACAGCAATTACGGCCCCCTTCTTCTCCCTGGAGGAGCCGGATTCGAGAAGTCCGACGGGGTCATCGTTAACCTCAGCTACTGGGTTTTTCCTGCCTTACTCGACGTCAAGCGCATGGATCCCTCCTACATTTGGGACAGCCTCTACCTTTCCGGAACCCGTCTCATTGCAAAAGCCCGATTCGGAAAATGGGACCTCCCCCCCGACTGGCTTTTTATCTCAAAAGACGGCTCCCTCAGGCTCCCCGAGAATTTCACTCCAGTCTACGGCTACAACGCAGTCCGGATTCCCCTCTACCTCGACTGGGCAGGAGAAAATGATTCCGCGCTCTACGAACCCTTCCGTAACTGGGCTAAACATACCTCAAATATCTATCTCCTCCCAGATCAAGTGAACCTCGCCACAAATGAACCGGGCGAGTACACCGTGATTCCGGGCATGATCGCCGTCTACCATCTGATCGATCCAAAGAACGTCCCGGCGCCCTCTGGATCCTCCGAAAATTACTCTTCCTATTATTCCGCCTGCCTGAGGCTCCTTTCCGACATCGCAGAGCAAGAATCGAAAAAGTATTCTTCATTGCCTCATCCATAA
- a CDS encoding cellulose biosynthesis cyclic di-GMP-binding regulatory protein BcsB: protein MMDIRRRFRLSLAAACILSAFTPGISSGQSTTLDDLLRGLREDQPAPDTSSEPAEPVVPEFLRESEPAQPASPPQKATAKPTATPKAAQTPATPTTTPKPEARESSPAAAPKTPPADNSLPEYAEGEVNPFLMSNLNEVLRGRAPDSVRVNLTFPGASELLTQEQVTLGAAIVQGLGLRTDLKPLLITYGPRLVPGRFNVLIGTKTELASILSPDLSQEIGESGMCLVPMPGYQEEPVLVITGTTQKGIHESVLALGFVNMDLPAAQFLSIRRVLFPETPPYFGQPPVNPGDTYTFAQLQQIGAPIRPVRTGGIGLQIFFPADIFDRPSAKVNMMVHFSVGQNTRRSSDALVVRLNGSEVLRTPWGETIPSDNEGRFVTFSLPIGKFQSGRNLLELTTDSGGSSQFSLSPRGLPANDLLIFTDSSIEIPNVPRGARLPDLKLTSRTLYPFVGQPDGSEISFLLTDNRSETVCAAWMLIAKLSQTSNTFLYGSEVSFTYANPDRHLIVIGAQSRIPTTLRERIPEASFSELGSSKNEEEIEYSEEEREPTAIERFFSGIRDEFKKIEVNQPTDEDGDGVLSPEERSSSRTPIGSRAVMTSFPSPETDSRWILVVTARTDELLLDRVRELVTVPFWSQIDGYLFSWNDTPSSVRAFLPDKSFREVSFRETIVPIPWGYGVSLRIWYIFSALVFLAFILMTLLVLKHMDRTIAQRRKE, encoded by the coding sequence ATGATGGACATTCGTCGACGATTCAGATTATCGCTCGCAGCCGCTTGCATACTTTCCGCATTCACGCCGGGAATCAGCTCCGGGCAATCGACTACATTGGACGATCTTCTCCGTGGACTCCGCGAGGACCAACCCGCTCCGGATACCTCTTCCGAGCCGGCCGAGCCCGTTGTCCCCGAGTTTCTCCGCGAATCCGAACCTGCCCAGCCCGCATCTCCTCCACAGAAGGCAACGGCGAAACCAACAGCGACTCCCAAGGCAGCTCAGACGCCCGCCACACCAACAACGACACCAAAGCCAGAAGCAAGGGAATCAAGTCCTGCAGCCGCTCCGAAGACTCCGCCTGCGGACAATTCTCTCCCCGAATACGCCGAAGGCGAAGTCAACCCTTTCCTCATGTCGAACCTCAACGAGGTTCTCCGTGGGAGAGCGCCCGACTCTGTCCGGGTCAACCTCACCTTTCCGGGTGCCAGCGAGTTATTGACTCAAGAACAAGTCACCCTCGGCGCGGCAATCGTGCAAGGCCTCGGACTCCGCACCGACCTAAAACCTCTTCTGATTACCTACGGTCCGCGCTTGGTCCCTGGCCGTTTCAACGTATTGATCGGCACCAAGACCGAGCTGGCCAGCATCCTCAGCCCGGACCTCTCCCAAGAAATTGGAGAAAGCGGCATGTGCCTGGTTCCCATGCCCGGCTATCAAGAGGAACCGGTACTCGTCATTACCGGAACTACGCAAAAAGGGATTCACGAGTCAGTCCTCGCCCTCGGGTTTGTGAATATGGACTTGCCAGCGGCCCAGTTCCTCTCGATCCGTCGCGTCCTCTTCCCCGAGACCCCCCCCTACTTTGGCCAACCTCCGGTCAATCCCGGCGATACCTACACCTTTGCCCAGCTACAACAGATCGGTGCTCCGATCCGTCCTGTCCGCACGGGTGGAATCGGCCTGCAAATTTTCTTCCCCGCCGACATTTTTGACCGCCCCTCCGCCAAAGTGAACATGATGGTTCATTTCTCCGTCGGGCAGAACACGAGAAGATCCAGCGATGCCCTCGTCGTCCGGCTCAACGGAAGCGAAGTCCTTCGCACGCCGTGGGGGGAAACCATCCCCTCCGACAATGAGGGCCGCTTTGTCACCTTCTCACTGCCAATTGGAAAATTTCAGTCGGGACGCAATCTTCTCGAGCTAACGACCGACTCGGGAGGATCTTCCCAGTTCTCGCTCAGCCCACGTGGGTTGCCGGCCAACGATCTGCTAATCTTCACGGACTCCTCCATCGAGATTCCCAACGTCCCCCGCGGAGCCAGACTTCCTGACTTGAAGCTCACCAGCCGCACCCTCTACCCCTTTGTTGGGCAACCCGACGGTTCGGAGATTTCTTTTCTCCTCACCGACAACCGTTCCGAGACCGTCTGCGCAGCATGGATGCTCATCGCAAAACTCTCCCAGACCTCCAACACCTTTTTATACGGATCCGAAGTCAGCTTCACTTACGCCAACCCGGATCGACATCTCATCGTGATCGGGGCTCAATCCCGGATTCCGACCACGCTAAGGGAACGCATCCCCGAGGCCAGTTTTTCTGAATTGGGCTCCAGCAAGAACGAGGAAGAGATAGAGTACTCCGAAGAAGAGCGAGAACCCACAGCCATCGAGCGTTTCTTCTCTGGAATTCGCGATGAATTCAAAAAAATCGAAGTCAACCAACCGACTGACGAAGATGGCGACGGGGTCCTGAGCCCCGAAGAGCGAAGCTCCTCCAGGACACCCATCGGCTCACGCGCTGTGATGACCAGTTTCCCTTCACCCGAAACTGATTCCCGCTGGATCCTCGTCGTTACCGCCCGCACTGACGAGCTCCTTCTTGACCGCGTCCGCGAGTTGGTCACTGTTCCCTTCTGGTCGCAAATTGACGGCTACCTCTTCTCTTGGAACGACACCCCCAGCAGCGTCCGCGCCTTTCTTCCGGACAAGAGCTTCCGCGAAGTATCCTTCCGCGAAACGATTGTTCCCATCCCCTGGGGATACGGAGTTTCCCTCCGCATTTGGTACATATTCTCCGCCTTGGTCTTCCTCGCATTTATTCTCATGACCCTCTTGGTCTTGAAGCATATGGACCGCACCATCGCCCAACGTCGTAAAGAATAA
- the bcsA gene encoding UDP-forming cellulose synthase catalytic subunit encodes MVQTSKTARHKSKHLSLVVFLWFLTFLTFLFVCALHLEHRSQWYLAGGLLLGLFVFRFMKRTPTTRVVFLCFAFFIVLRYFFWRSLETLEFYDWVSFSIAIILFLAEMYGIMIFLLGSFVNVRPFERKPVPLPPVSELPTIDVMIPSYNESEEILEVTMMAALQMRYPEHKRKVYLLDDGGTDQKCTTGNDASREQALTRRESLFRLCNKLGVQYVTRERNQHAKAGNINDAMKKTNGDLLLILDADHVPTENFLENTVGLFNQDEKLFLVQTPHFFVNPDPIEKNLNTFYSAPSENEMFYRVVQQGLDYWNSSFFCGSGALLKRSLIEKQGGMSGETITEDAETAISLHTLGYNSAFISEPMLSGLQPETMGGFIGQRIRWATGMIQIFLLKRPLIARGLSIPQRICYANSCLFWFFPFARLVFLLAPVAFLVFGLKIYAANWQTFSAYAVPHLIAVMTVSSYLYGRVRRSFVSELYELIQSVYCLPAIVKTMLRPRAPAFKVTPKGEFLNRTFISPLAYPFYILFIINVTALCFGAARYFAVPDQNTATLVTMGFGFFNTVILLAAIGALLERRQRRATPRMPVNMEAKLRIGEERYDCRIVDISLGGCRMLLKPSYEKDIQNENQAVLEVYASGRKVEFAFNIDLRILRYDEDSEMLALGAEFNHTDLDERKAKVRFVTGSSTRWMAFQHNRECRLGVIGSFLFLLGIGVKYSIAHIGHLIGSILGGFGSRAPRTENP; translated from the coding sequence GTGGTCCAAACTTCAAAAACAGCTCGCCATAAATCAAAACACCTTTCTCTGGTCGTTTTCTTGTGGTTTCTCACCTTCCTGACGTTTCTGTTTGTCTGCGCATTGCACCTTGAGCACCGCTCGCAATGGTATTTAGCAGGCGGGTTGCTCCTTGGACTTTTCGTCTTCCGCTTCATGAAGCGGACGCCGACGACCCGAGTGGTTTTCCTCTGTTTCGCCTTTTTCATCGTTCTTCGTTATTTCTTCTGGCGGTCACTAGAGACTCTGGAGTTCTACGACTGGGTCAGTTTCTCCATCGCGATCATTCTTTTCCTAGCAGAAATGTACGGGATTATGATCTTCCTACTCGGCTCTTTCGTAAATGTAAGGCCCTTTGAGCGGAAACCCGTGCCGCTGCCTCCTGTCAGCGAGCTCCCCACAATCGACGTCATGATTCCTTCCTACAATGAGAGCGAGGAAATCCTGGAAGTGACGATGATGGCCGCGCTGCAAATGCGCTATCCCGAGCACAAGCGCAAAGTCTATCTCCTGGATGACGGGGGTACTGATCAGAAATGCACGACCGGGAATGACGCATCCCGCGAACAGGCACTAACTCGCCGCGAGAGCCTATTTCGCCTCTGCAACAAATTAGGGGTTCAGTATGTGACCCGCGAGCGTAACCAGCACGCCAAGGCCGGGAATATCAACGACGCGATGAAGAAGACCAACGGCGACCTTCTTCTCATTCTCGACGCCGACCACGTTCCGACCGAAAATTTCCTCGAAAACACCGTCGGCCTCTTCAATCAGGACGAAAAGCTGTTTCTGGTGCAAACCCCGCACTTTTTCGTCAATCCCGACCCGATCGAGAAGAACCTCAACACCTTCTACTCCGCTCCCAGTGAGAACGAAATGTTCTATCGAGTGGTCCAGCAGGGACTTGATTACTGGAATTCCTCGTTCTTCTGTGGCTCTGGAGCTCTACTGAAGCGAAGCCTCATTGAGAAACAAGGGGGGATGTCCGGCGAGACCATTACCGAAGACGCCGAAACCGCTATTTCGCTACACACCCTAGGCTACAACAGCGCCTTCATTTCCGAGCCGATGCTCTCGGGTCTCCAACCGGAAACCATGGGTGGCTTTATTGGACAACGGATTCGGTGGGCGACCGGAATGATCCAGATCTTCCTCCTCAAGCGTCCTCTGATCGCCCGGGGCCTCAGCATTCCGCAACGCATTTGCTACGCAAACAGCTGCCTCTTTTGGTTTTTCCCATTTGCCCGGCTCGTCTTCCTCTTGGCGCCAGTGGCCTTCTTGGTCTTCGGTCTGAAAATCTACGCCGCCAACTGGCAAACCTTCTCCGCCTACGCCGTTCCGCACCTAATCGCGGTCATGACCGTATCGAGTTATCTTTATGGAAGGGTCCGAAGATCTTTTGTCTCGGAGCTGTACGAGTTGATTCAATCGGTCTACTGTCTGCCCGCTATCGTGAAAACGATGCTGCGACCGCGTGCTCCGGCCTTCAAGGTGACGCCGAAAGGGGAATTCCTAAACCGCACTTTCATCTCTCCCCTCGCCTACCCCTTCTACATCCTCTTCATCATCAATGTCACTGCACTGTGTTTCGGGGCGGCCCGCTACTTCGCGGTGCCTGATCAGAACACCGCAACCCTGGTGACGATGGGATTCGGTTTCTTCAATACGGTCATCCTCCTTGCGGCAATCGGTGCACTCCTCGAGAGACGTCAGCGCCGGGCGACACCGCGCATGCCGGTCAACATGGAAGCTAAACTGCGGATTGGAGAAGAACGCTACGACTGCCGGATCGTCGACATTTCCCTCGGTGGCTGCCGAATGCTTCTCAAGCCCTCTTACGAGAAGGACATTCAAAATGAGAATCAAGCCGTGCTCGAAGTCTATGCTTCGGGGAGAAAAGTCGAATTCGCGTTCAACATTGACCTGCGGATCCTCCGCTATGACGAGGATTCCGAAATGCTGGCTCTTGGAGCCGAGTTCAATCACACCGACCTAGACGAGCGGAAAGCAAAAGTCCGATTTGTCACCGGTAGCAGCACCCGCTGGATGGCCTTCCAGCACAACCGGGAATGCCGTCTCGGCGTTATAGGAAGCTTCCTTTTCCTTTTGGGCATTGGCGTCAAATACTCAATCGCACACATAGGTCATCTCATCGGCTCCATCCTGGGAGGATTTGGATCCCGAGCACCACGTACCGAGAACCCATGA
- the trxB gene encoding thioredoxin-disulfide reductase yields MAENLIILGSGCAGLTAAIYAARANLNPLVLEGSQPGGQLTTTSEVENFPGFPEGIDGFQLMDNMRKQAARFGARFEVALVEDADVESDPITLKTASKEYETRSLVIATGASPRLLGVPGEKEMYGGKGVTTCATCDGAFYRDMDVVVVGGGDSACEEALFLTRFCSKVYLIHRRDELRASPIMAERAVSHEKIEMVWNTVVEGIVPDENGLVTGINVRHRENGEAQTIDCKGVFIAIGHIPNTAPFQGKLAMDDEGYLIPEGTSNVLTSAPRVYVAGDCADHVYRQAITAAGMGCQAAIEAERALGVI; encoded by the coding sequence ATGGCGGAAAATCTCATTATCCTCGGATCCGGATGCGCAGGGCTGACAGCAGCAATCTATGCGGCACGGGCCAACTTGAACCCGCTCGTCCTCGAAGGATCGCAGCCCGGCGGCCAATTGACCACGACCTCGGAAGTGGAGAACTTTCCGGGATTCCCGGAGGGCATCGATGGATTCCAGCTCATGGACAACATGCGCAAGCAGGCCGCCCGCTTCGGAGCCCGCTTCGAAGTCGCCTTGGTTGAAGATGCTGATGTGGAGTCAGATCCCATCACCCTGAAAACTGCCTCGAAGGAATATGAAACCCGCTCATTGGTGATCGCTACCGGCGCTTCACCGAGGCTACTCGGAGTTCCAGGGGAGAAAGAAATGTATGGCGGCAAGGGCGTAACCACCTGTGCCACCTGCGATGGGGCCTTTTACCGCGACATGGACGTCGTCGTTGTCGGAGGAGGAGACTCCGCTTGCGAAGAAGCCCTCTTCCTCACTCGATTTTGCTCCAAAGTTTACTTGATCCACCGCCGCGATGAGCTCCGCGCTTCCCCGATCATGGCGGAGAGAGCCGTCTCCCACGAGAAGATCGAAATGGTCTGGAACACCGTGGTGGAAGGCATCGTGCCCGATGAAAACGGCTTGGTGACCGGGATCAACGTCAGGCACCGCGAGAACGGCGAGGCCCAAACGATCGACTGCAAAGGTGTCTTCATCGCGATCGGGCACATTCCAAACACCGCGCCCTTCCAAGGCAAACTCGCCATGGATGACGAGGGCTATCTCATTCCGGAAGGAACGAGCAATGTCCTGACCTCCGCCCCACGCGTCTATGTCGCCGGAGACTGCGCCGACCACGTCTACCGTCAGGCGATTACGGCGGCAGGAATGGGTTGCCAAGCGGCAATCGAAGCCGAGCGCGCCCTCGGAGTCATCTAG
- the cysE gene encoding serine O-acetyltransferase → MTEKTISDPIWEKIRQDAVEIIESEPVLACQIQEIVLDRSSLEEVLSFRLAEKLTFLSHWEFHLEEVFLEAMRGDPQIGQAIRKDIEAIYERDPACENHITPVLYYKGFKAICCHRVSHWLWKNGRRQLALHLQSLNSEFFGVDIHPAAVVGSGILLDHATGFVAGETSRIADDVSILHAVTLGGTGKESGDRHPKIERGVLIGAGAKILGNITIGACSRIGANSVVLESVPPNVTVVGVPSRIVGMSNGDDPARKMDHDVRCGSESDEAKISGFQARS, encoded by the coding sequence ATGACTGAAAAAACGATCTCCGACCCCATATGGGAGAAGATTCGCCAGGACGCTGTCGAAATAATCGAGAGTGAGCCTGTCCTCGCGTGCCAGATTCAGGAGATTGTCCTCGATCGTTCCTCGCTGGAGGAAGTTCTCAGTTTTCGCCTAGCGGAAAAGCTCACCTTCCTCTCGCATTGGGAATTCCACCTTGAGGAGGTTTTCCTCGAAGCCATGCGCGGAGATCCCCAGATCGGCCAGGCCATCCGGAAAGACATCGAAGCGATCTATGAACGGGACCCGGCCTGCGAAAATCACATCACCCCGGTCCTCTACTACAAAGGCTTCAAGGCGATCTGCTGCCACCGGGTCTCCCACTGGCTCTGGAAAAACGGTCGCCGTCAGCTGGCCCTCCACCTCCAAAGCCTCAATTCTGAATTTTTCGGCGTCGACATTCACCCTGCGGCCGTCGTGGGTTCCGGCATTTTGCTCGACCATGCGACTGGATTTGTCGCGGGTGAGACAAGCCGGATTGCCGACGATGTTTCGATTCTCCACGCAGTGACCTTAGGGGGCACCGGAAAGGAAAGTGGAGACCGCCACCCGAAGATCGAGCGCGGCGTCCTCATCGGGGCGGGGGCGAAGATCCTCGGCAACATCACGATCGGGGCCTGCTCACGAATCGGGGCCAACAGTGTTGTCCTCGAATCCGTTCCACCCAACGTCACGGTTGTGGGGGTTCCCTCGCGCATCGTGGGAATGTCCAATGGGGACGATCCTGCGCGGAAGATGGACCACGACGTGCGATGCGGATCGGAATCCGACGAAGCGAAAATCTCCGGATTCCAAGCTCGGAGTTGA
- a CDS encoding thioredoxin family protein — MKKKLFLFALSLVASSAFAAVQNGEEAPDFTLMDTDGEEVSLSDFDGQYVVLEWLNHGCPFVKAHYNSGNMQSLQEEYTDQDVVWLSIVSSAPGKQGHDTAEGHQKTAKEKGSNATAILMDESGEVGQMYGAKTTPHMFIIDPEGVLIYQGGIDDSPRGDPAEANNYVSAALDASMAGEKVEQASTRPYGCSVKY, encoded by the coding sequence ATGAAGAAAAAATTGTTTCTTTTCGCCCTGTCTCTCGTTGCCTCCTCTGCTTTTGCAGCGGTCCAGAATGGAGAAGAGGCTCCGGATTTCACTTTGATGGACACCGATGGGGAGGAGGTCTCCCTCTCTGATTTTGACGGACAGTATGTCGTCTTGGAGTGGCTCAATCACGGGTGCCCCTTCGTAAAGGCGCACTACAATTCCGGAAATATGCAATCGCTGCAGGAGGAATATACGGATCAGGACGTTGTTTGGCTCTCCATTGTCTCTTCGGCTCCCGGCAAGCAGGGCCACGACACGGCTGAAGGGCACCAAAAGACGGCGAAAGAAAAGGGTTCAAATGCCACCGCCATTCTCATGGATGAATCCGGTGAGGTGGGTCAAATGTATGGTGCCAAGACCACTCCGCATATGTTCATCATCGATCCAGAAGGTGTGCTGATCTACCAAGGAGGCATTGATGATTCACCCCGTGGCGACCCCGCCGAAGCCAACAACTACGTTTCCGCTGCCCTTGACGCTTCCATGGCCGGAGAAAAAGTTGAGCAGGCCAGCACGCGCCCTTACGGCTGCTCGGTAAAATATTAA
- a CDS encoding SRPBCC family protein, with the protein MPFLQTEAIIPLPREEVFPFFALAENLEKITPDSLKFEILTPLPIEMEEGVLIDYRLRIGGIPQSWQTLISRWDPPFQFVDEQMKGPYRKWVHTHTFRECDAGTEMTDRVEYELPFGPLGKIAHPIIRRQLRKIFTHRNAVIGDFFTIPKSSGIVRGPIVFG; encoded by the coding sequence ATGCCATTTCTCCAGACCGAAGCCATCATTCCGCTCCCAAGGGAGGAGGTCTTTCCCTTTTTCGCGCTGGCTGAGAACCTTGAGAAAATTACCCCCGACTCCCTGAAGTTTGAGATTCTCACTCCTCTCCCAATTGAAATGGAGGAGGGCGTTCTCATCGATTATCGTCTTCGCATCGGCGGAATCCCGCAATCCTGGCAGACTTTGATCAGCCGATGGGATCCTCCGTTTCAGTTCGTCGACGAACAAATGAAGGGCCCCTATCGTAAATGGGTCCACACCCACACCTTTCGGGAATGCGATGCGGGGACGGAAATGACGGACCGGGTCGAATACGAATTGCCATTCGGTCCCTTGGGGAAAATCGCACACCCCATCATCCGCCGACAGCTCCGAAAGATTTTCACTCACCGCAATGCGGTGATTGGAGACTTCTTCACCATCCCGAAGTCTTCCGGCATCGTTCGAGGGCCGATCGTCTTTGGTTAA